The stretch of DNA ACGAGATTTAGCTATGATAGACCTCTTGGCTTCTACTGGTATGCGTGTTGGAGAACTTGTAAAGCTCAATCGTGAGGATATAAACTTCAACGAGCGTGAGTGTATCGTTTTCGGTAAAGGCAACAAGGAGCGTATCGTGTATTTCAATGCTCGTGCAAAGATACATTTACAGCAATATCTCGCAGAGCGGAAAGACAGAAACAAAGCATTGTTCGTGTCCCTTGCCAAGCCACACAATCGATTACAAATATCAGGAGTTGAGACAGGACTAAGAAAGATTGGGAAGCTTTCAAAGATTGTCCGTGTCCATCCACACAAGTTCCGTCGGACACTTGCGACTATGGCTATAGATAAAGGTATGCCCGTGGAGCAAGTACAAAAACTCCTTGGGCATGTTAAAATTGATACAACCATGCACTATGCAATGGTCAATCAAACAAACGTCAAACTCTCTCACCGCAAATTCATCAGTTAAATCAAAATGCAAACAGCATATCACACATATAGCTCATATCAACCGCTATTTCATAAAAGTAGGCGGATAAATGATAATTTAGAGCAACAGGCTCAGGCTTTGTTCAACGAAATGTTTCCCCATATTACTGAAGGAGAAAATATGATAGGGGATCTAATTATGCCTAAACGCGGAAAAGGACTCCTTTCCAAGAATGCAATAAAAGGAGATATACTAGTAGTCGCTGGAGGTATAGAACCTGCAACATACCATAACCAAGCTAATACGACAGCTCCTGTTTTAACAATAGCAGCATCAGGAGCTAATGCTGGGTATATAAATTTATGGCATATTCCTGTTTGGGCCTCAGATTCTTCTTACATTGATGATTCGATAACTCCAAATGTATATTTTTGGTATATCATGCTAAAGAAAAGACAAAAGGAAATATTTGATGCACAAGTAGGTTCTGCGCAGCCACATATTTATCCTAAACATATAGCAGAACTGCCCATGAATGTTGTCTTTGTTGAAAAAATAGCAGAATATAATGAGATTGTTACACCTATATTCGAGAAAAAAGGACAACTTTTTCTCGAAAGTAAGCGTTTAACATCACTTCGTGATACGCTTCTTCCCAAACTGATGTCTGGCGAGCTGAAAATTAATGATATAAACAACTAAATTCCCATTTATGGAAGAGTGGAGAAAATATAAGTTAAAGGATTTTATAGAATTTAATCCCAAAGAAAAAGTACCCCAAGGAGAACTCTGTAGAAAGATTTCTATGGATCAAATAACTCCGTTTACTCGTTTTGTAGAATCTAACATATATGAAGTATATAAGGGAGGAGCAAAATTTAGAAACTATGATACTATTATGGCACGTATCACACCATGCTTAGAAAATGGGAAAACTGCTTATATTTCATCGCTACATCCTGAAGAAGTTGCCGTTGGCTCAACTGAGTATATCGTTTTGCGGAAGCGAGAAAACATTAGTGACAGTAAATTTATCTTCTATTTAGCTATATCTCCAATTGTTCGTGACATTGCGATAAAATCTATGGTTGGCTCATCTGGTAGACAAAGAGTTCAACAAGATGTATTAGAAAATTATGAAATTCCTATACCATCGCTACCTATGCAAAAGAATATTGCTCACATTCTTTCTGTATTAGATGATAAAATCGAGCTTAATAAACGGATAAATGATAATTTAGAGCAACAGGCTCAGGCGTTGTTCAAGTCGTGGTTTGTGGATTTTGAGCCCTTCTTAAGAGAAGAATTTTTCAAATCAGATTCTCTCTTTGGAGACATTCCTGTAGGATGGCATATTGTAGCAATAAAAGATCTATCTGTTTACATAACAGATTATGTTGCTAATGGTAGCTTTGCTTCATTAAGGGAGAATGTACGACTATACGATAAGCCGAATTATGCACATTTTATTAGAAATACAGATTTAAAAGCTGAATCTTATAAAATGTATGTTGATAAACATTCTTATGAATTTCTTTCAAAGTCTGTATTAGAGGGTGGTGAAATAATTATATCGAATGTTGGTGATGTTGGTAGTGTCTTTCTCTGTCCAAAATTGGAAAAGCCAATGACTTTAGGAAATAATATTATACTTCTTAGACCTAAGAAAGACTATTTGACGCTTTATTTGTATATGTTATTTAAAGGTGGGATTGGACAGCATCTTATTGATGGTGTTACGGGTGGATCTGCCCAAAGGAAGTTTAATAAGACTGATTTTAAGTCTATAAAAGTTATGATGCCACCTGTGAATATACTTATTAAATTTGATAGAATTGTAAA from Prevotella sp. oral taxon 475 encodes:
- a CDS encoding restriction endonuclease subunit S, which codes for MQTAYHTYSSYQPLFHKSRRINDNLEQQAQALFNEMFPHITEGENMIGDLIMPKRGKGLLSKNAIKGDILVVAGGIEPATYHNQANTTAPVLTIAASGANAGYINLWHIPVWASDSSYIDDSITPNVYFWYIMLKKRQKEIFDAQVGSAQPHIYPKHIAELPMNVVFVEKIAEYNEIVTPIFEKKGQLFLESKRLTSLRDTLLPKLMSGELKINDINN
- a CDS encoding restriction endonuclease subunit S; the encoded protein is MEEWRKYKLKDFIEFNPKEKVPQGELCRKISMDQITPFTRFVESNIYEVYKGGAKFRNYDTIMARITPCLENGKTAYISSLHPEEVAVGSTEYIVLRKRENISDSKFIFYLAISPIVRDIAIKSMVGSSGRQRVQQDVLENYEIPIPSLPMQKNIAHILSVLDDKIELNKRINDNLEQQAQALFKSWFVDFEPFLREEFFKSDSLFGDIPVGWHIVAIKDLSVYITDYVANGSFASLRENVRLYDKPNYAHFIRNTDLKAESYKMYVDKHSYEFLSKSVLEGGEIIISNVGDVGSVFLCPKLEKPMTLGNNIILLRPKKDYLTLYLYMLFKGGIGQHLIDGVTGGSAQRKFNKTDFKSIKVMMPPVNILIKFDRIVKPIFSKIEENRDEISRLTSLRDTLLPKLMSGELKINDINN